From Hymenobacter oligotrophus, one genomic window encodes:
- a CDS encoding YidH family protein — protein sequence MPVLSPSPPNYDQQGLAAARTRMANERTFLTYMRTSLAMLGFGLALIQLHPVRAGSLGYWAVGAAGVVLLTGWLRFRMRQREIEECRIAVNASETSLPPH from the coding sequence ATGCCTGTACTTTCCCCATCACCACCTAACTACGACCAGCAGGGCCTGGCCGCGGCCCGCACCCGCATGGCCAACGAGCGCACGTTTCTCACCTACATGCGTACCAGCCTGGCTATGCTGGGCTTCGGCCTGGCCCTCATCCAGCTCCATCCGGTGCGCGCGGGGTCGTTGGGCTACTGGGCGGTTGGTGCCGCCGGCGTTGTGCTGCTCACCGGGTGGCTGCGCTTCCGGATGCGGCAGCGGGAAATTGAAGAGTGCCGGATAGCAGTCAATGCTTCTGAAACTAGTCTCCCCCCTCATTAG
- a CDS encoding toprim domain-containing protein, translated as MAEPAARGPARHGARGQRVGPRYAVLRAAAPQESALYASTAGTLTQNKIFELKRLLREEQIPAIRAAFDNDTQGHHFDMRLLAGLASDQNPMKVVREHEHQLTVEIVAPQPAGVQALSRQLQAYNEQTRQQFSQANGAPGTPATSPTLRDELIHSQKLGAHTYQFHLPMSAGALHAFNQAASQTLAFEHRVELVKSQGKDWNQDLKQDQLQQVVRRELGEVDEDQYGFGQQHWDNPEISGSGKIAQLHQAQAEARTQGERLLVVELRESRDEAALLPALRENLERIGLHIDHATRHSPGAAREILTELTLRYPVQSPELPAISDALDALGQNPQVTVVESGQDAVERRQLAAVREQERQAGPRCGPVTPPPVTRPVRTSSRRRGK; from the coding sequence ATGGCTGAGCCGGCTGCCCGAGGGCCGGCCCGCCACGGTGCTCGTGGTCAGCGAGTCGGCCCTCGATACGCTGTCCTACGCGCAGCTGCACCCCAGGAAAGCGCCCTCTACGCTTCCACTGCCGGGACGCTCACCCAGAACAAGATTTTCGAGCTGAAGCGGCTGCTGCGTGAGGAGCAGATTCCGGCCATCCGGGCCGCGTTCGACAATGACACCCAGGGCCACCACTTCGATATGCGGCTGCTGGCGGGCCTGGCCAGCGACCAGAACCCAATGAAGGTGGTGCGCGAGCATGAGCACCAACTGACCGTCGAAATCGTGGCGCCCCAGCCGGCCGGCGTGCAGGCACTGAGCCGGCAGCTGCAGGCTTACAACGAGCAGACAAGGCAGCAGTTTAGCCAGGCTAATGGAGCCCCCGGTACGCCGGCCACGAGCCCGACCCTGCGCGATGAGCTGATACACTCCCAGAAGCTGGGCGCCCACACCTACCAGTTTCACCTGCCCATGAGCGCCGGGGCACTGCATGCCTTCAACCAGGCGGCCAGCCAGACGCTGGCCTTCGAGCACCGGGTGGAGCTGGTGAAAAGCCAGGGCAAGGACTGGAACCAGGATCTAAAGCAGGACCAGCTGCAGCAGGTGGTGCGGCGCGAGCTGGGCGAAGTGGACGAGGACCAGTACGGCTTCGGCCAGCAGCACTGGGACAACCCGGAAATAAGCGGCAGCGGGAAGATTGCCCAGCTGCACCAGGCCCAAGCCGAGGCCCGGACCCAGGGGGAGCGGCTGCTCGTGGTAGAGCTGCGCGAAAGCCGGGACGAAGCGGCGCTGCTGCCCGCCCTGCGCGAAAACCTGGAGCGCATCGGCCTGCACATCGACCACGCTACCCGGCATTCGCCCGGCGCAGCCCGCGAAATACTGACGGAACTGACCTTGCGCTACCCCGTCCAATCACCCGAGTTGCCGGCCATCAGCGACGCGCTGGATGCGCTCGGGCAGAATCCACAGGTGACGGTGGTTGAATCCGGGCAGGACGCGGTGGAGCGTCGGCAGCTGGCGGCCGTTCGGGAGCAGGAGCGCCAGGCTGGCCCCCGTTGCGGCCCAGTGACTCCCCCGCCCGTGACCAGGCCCGTCAGGACTTCATCGAGGCGGCGCGGCAAGTAG
- a CDS encoding DUF3945 domain-containing protein, with product MAEQDDEMTPAPVHQIKAGEADESLTTGHAQTSPQPIPQADEAALPPGVAPAGDKAPTTLTPDEQPSKAPEAQATPVGEGQETPTADLATDAVAAAPVGELRITWQQKGDEVAPLLEMRAYLDQLREAGVAVGTLQFERNPAGKLMGGFAVSYDPESNKLGQLEATLQGFRQIGNGVAVVEKPEQAAARRQEAGYDDGYEPPRSKQVREAFGAGQWDALSAQLAAVPRHALTVPEQGQQAAAEQRVQQLAQQQGKTTEQVLRDGKSIFDIDTSGNPASAFLKNFYAHLNGGPKTRQHLEVDYEQTRQDLQARLLRKAGTAQVEVLLDQAPTDPTARAVAVADPSKPAPAEVVAPPAPVAPPFQASEVPQQVLASLGLTLQTLEQSGQLEKLLSGQQTDLLAMQVTSRPDQDPVRFAGKMVLCREADGTATLKMELPQARLVIPNEIGGLPFTPEQRQRLETEGNAGLLRGLKDEQGRAYNGYVAVDKAMNKVVILPEDKVTLHDTIAGVKLTPEQSHDLREGKVVALAGMASGDGGRQFHGTVQVNAAKACIEVRPAAHELVQRQAPQVQQTVPAATKTVVVTPAKEQTTQLKTRGPRH from the coding sequence ATGGCTGAACAAGATGACGAGATGACCCCAGCGCCGGTGCACCAGATAAAGGCCGGCGAAGCAGACGAGTCGTTGACTACCGGGCATGCCCAAACGTCGCCGCAACCCATACCCCAAGCCGACGAAGCGGCTCTACCTCCAGGCGTTGCGCCGGCCGGTGATAAAGCCCCTACGACCTTGACACCCGATGAGCAGCCAAGCAAGGCCCCGGAGGCGCAGGCCACACCGGTAGGGGAGGGGCAGGAAACTCCCACCGCCGACCTTGCTACCGATGCAGTGGCTGCGGCGCCCGTGGGCGAATTGCGCATCACCTGGCAGCAGAAGGGCGACGAGGTGGCCCCGCTGCTGGAAATGCGCGCTTACCTCGACCAGTTGCGGGAGGCCGGCGTGGCCGTGGGCACGCTGCAGTTCGAGCGCAATCCGGCGGGCAAGCTCATGGGGGGCTTTGCGGTCAGCTACGACCCCGAATCCAACAAACTGGGCCAGCTGGAGGCGACGTTACAGGGCTTCCGGCAGATAGGGAATGGCGTGGCCGTGGTAGAAAAGCCGGAACAGGCGGCCGCCCGCCGGCAGGAAGCGGGCTACGACGACGGCTACGAGCCCCCGCGCAGCAAGCAGGTGCGGGAGGCATTCGGCGCCGGGCAGTGGGACGCGCTGAGCGCTCAGCTCGCGGCCGTACCCCGACACGCGCTAACCGTCCCGGAGCAGGGGCAGCAGGCCGCAGCCGAGCAGCGCGTGCAGCAGCTGGCCCAGCAGCAGGGCAAGACCACCGAGCAGGTGCTGCGCGACGGGAAAAGCATTTTTGACATCGACACCAGCGGCAACCCGGCGTCGGCTTTTCTCAAGAACTTCTACGCCCACCTGAACGGCGGCCCGAAAACTAGGCAGCACCTGGAAGTGGACTATGAGCAAACCCGCCAGGATTTGCAGGCGCGCCTGCTCCGCAAGGCGGGCACTGCCCAAGTGGAAGTTCTGCTCGACCAGGCGCCGACCGACCCAACGGCACGCGCGGTGGCTGTCGCCGACCCCAGTAAGCCGGCCCCGGCCGAGGTAGTAGCCCCGCCGGCCCCCGTCGCCCCGCCGTTTCAGGCCAGCGAAGTGCCGCAGCAGGTGCTGGCTTCGCTGGGCCTAACCCTGCAGACGCTGGAGCAGAGCGGGCAGCTGGAAAAGCTGCTGAGTGGCCAGCAAACCGACCTGCTGGCCATGCAGGTAACGAGCCGGCCGGATCAGGACCCCGTTCGGTTTGCGGGTAAGATGGTGCTATGCCGCGAAGCCGACGGCACGGCCACCCTGAAAATGGAGTTACCCCAGGCTCGGCTGGTGATTCCCAACGAGATTGGCGGGCTGCCATTCACGCCCGAGCAGCGGCAGCGACTGGAGACGGAAGGCAACGCCGGCCTGCTGCGCGGCCTCAAGGACGAGCAGGGCCGCGCCTACAACGGCTACGTGGCCGTGGATAAGGCCATGAACAAAGTAGTGATTCTGCCCGAGGACAAGGTGACGCTGCACGATACCATTGCTGGCGTTAAGCTCACGCCCGAGCAGAGCCACGACCTGCGCGAGGGCAAAGTTGTGGCCCTGGCTGGCATGGCCAGCGGCGATGGTGGCCGGCAGTTTCACGGTACCGTGCAGGTAAATGCCGCTAAGGCCTGCATCGAGGTGCGCCCCGCCGCGCACGAACTGGTCCAGCGCCAGGCGCCGCAGGTGCAGCAAACGGTACCGGCCGCTACCAAGACGGTGGTGGTCACGCCGGCCAAGGAGCAAACGACTCAGCTGAAAACCCGGGGCCCGCGCCACTAA
- a CDS encoding ArsR/SmtB family transcription factor — translation MDSSLQIMATVLALTGNEVRLRILYLLATEQQLCVCDIADILRMTVSAVSQHLRKLKDGDVLQARKVGQTVFYALSPTHAPVVQPLLAGLIASSTSAPTL, via the coding sequence GTGGATTCCTCTTTGCAAATAATGGCCACCGTATTGGCCCTGACCGGCAACGAGGTAAGGCTCCGAATCCTTTACCTGTTGGCCACCGAGCAGCAGCTCTGCGTGTGCGACATTGCCGACATATTGCGCATGACGGTATCGGCTGTTTCACAACACCTGCGCAAGCTCAAGGACGGGGACGTGCTGCAAGCCCGGAAAGTAGGTCAGACGGTTTTTTACGCACTGAGTCCTACCCACGCCCCAGTAGTGCAGCCGCTGCTGGCGGGACTTATTGCCTCATCGACTTCTGCTCCGACTTTATGA
- the merTP gene encoding mercuric transport protein MerTP gives MSKTNQSLLGTGLLAALAASLCCITPLLAVVGGLGASAASFSWLAPFRPFLVALTVGVLAFAWYQALKPAGIEDDCGCAVSSQKPVLQSKAFLGFVTVLATVLLAFPYYGTYLQPQAAVAPTSPASTAESPVWQTASYRIKGMTCEACARHVEQAVQRLPGVQSVTVSYDQATALVRFDATKSPVAQVQQAINGTGYHIVPSR, from the coding sequence ATGAGCAAGACCAACCAATCCTTACTGGGCACTGGCCTTCTCGCGGCCTTGGCAGCCTCTCTGTGCTGCATCACTCCCTTGCTGGCCGTAGTCGGCGGCTTGGGTGCCTCGGCCGCATCCTTTTCTTGGCTCGCTCCCTTTCGCCCATTTCTGGTGGCGTTGACGGTCGGTGTATTAGCCTTTGCGTGGTATCAGGCGCTGAAGCCAGCTGGTATAGAGGATGATTGCGGCTGCGCGGTCAGCTCCCAAAAGCCGGTTCTGCAGTCTAAAGCCTTTCTGGGCTTCGTCACGGTGCTGGCTACGGTTCTGCTAGCTTTCCCCTACTACGGAACCTACCTGCAGCCCCAAGCAGCCGTGGCTCCTACTTCTCCAGCCTCAACGGCAGAATCGCCGGTATGGCAAACTGCATCTTACCGAATTAAAGGTATGACCTGCGAAGCCTGTGCCCGGCACGTGGAACAGGCCGTGCAACGATTACCAGGAGTTCAGTCCGTCACGGTATCCTATGACCAAGCCACTGCCTTGGTGCGGTTTGACGCAACCAAAAGCCCGGTCGCGCAGGTACAGCAGGCCATCAATGGCACCGGCTACCATATCGTACCCAGCCGCTAA
- a CDS encoding GDCCVxC domain-containing (seleno)protein, translating into MKPLQLTSTLTCPVCAHQQSEQMPTDACQYFYECPSCHTILKPLAGHCCVYCSYGTVPCPPMQQPGTSSCCG; encoded by the coding sequence ATGAAACCCCTCCAGCTAACATCCACGCTTACCTGCCCGGTTTGCGCCCATCAGCAGTCTGAGCAGATGCCCACTGATGCTTGTCAGTATTTCTACGAGTGTCCCAGTTGTCACACCATTCTCAAGCCGCTGGCCGGTCACTGCTGCGTATACTGCTCCTACGGCACGGTGCCCTGCCCGCCCATGCAGCAACCAGGCACTAGTAGCTGCTGCGGCTAG